Proteins from a genomic interval of Brachybacterium vulturis:
- the trxB gene encoding thioredoxin-disulfide reductase, translated as MSQPIQALNILGGPAPVAQPAPVANTPQDDTIHEVVIVGSGPAGYTAAIYTARADMKPIVIAGALDAGGALMTTTDVENFPGFPEGIQGPELMTNLQEQAERFGAEVIYEDAVDLQLAGEVKRVTLDDGTVYQAKSLIITTGSAYRKLGIDGEETLSGKGVSWCATCDGFFFKDQEIVVVGGGDSAVEEATFLTRFGKSVTLVHRRDALRASKIMARRAEADPKLSFVWNSEVVSINGADKVESVTLRDTVTGQERVLPTNAVFEAIGHLPRTDLLRGKLELDDEGYIVCTGRSTHTSVPGVFAAGDVVDHTYRQAITAAGTGCQAALDAERWLADTAAGIDVEDAVAHTVAQ; from the coding sequence ATGTCGCAGCCCATCCAGGCTCTTAACATCCTCGGCGGCCCCGCCCCGGTCGCACAGCCCGCCCCGGTCGCGAACACCCCGCAGGACGACACGATCCACGAGGTCGTGATCGTCGGCTCCGGCCCGGCCGGATACACCGCAGCCATCTACACCGCGCGGGCCGACATGAAGCCGATCGTGATCGCCGGCGCGCTCGACGCCGGTGGTGCCCTGATGACCACCACGGATGTGGAGAACTTCCCCGGCTTCCCCGAGGGGATCCAGGGCCCTGAGCTGATGACGAACCTGCAGGAGCAGGCCGAGCGCTTCGGTGCCGAGGTCATCTACGAGGATGCGGTGGATCTCCAGCTGGCGGGAGAGGTCAAGCGGGTCACGCTCGACGACGGCACCGTCTACCAGGCGAAGTCCCTGATCATCACCACCGGCTCCGCCTACCGAAAGCTGGGGATCGACGGCGAGGAGACGCTCTCCGGCAAGGGCGTGAGCTGGTGCGCGACCTGCGACGGATTCTTCTTCAAGGACCAGGAGATCGTGGTGGTCGGCGGCGGGGACAGCGCGGTCGAGGAGGCCACGTTCCTGACCCGATTCGGCAAGTCCGTCACTCTCGTCCACCGCCGTGACGCGCTGCGCGCCTCCAAGATCATGGCGCGGCGCGCCGAGGCGGACCCGAAGCTGAGCTTCGTGTGGAACAGCGAGGTCGTCAGCATCAACGGTGCCGACAAGGTCGAGTCCGTGACCCTCCGCGACACGGTCACCGGTCAGGAGCGGGTGCTGCCCACGAACGCGGTCTTCGAGGCGATCGGCCACCTCCCGCGCACCGACCTGCTGCGCGGGAAGCTCGAGCTGGACGACGAGGGATACATCGTCTGCACCGGCCGTTCCACCCATACCTCCGTGCCCGGCGTCTTCGCCGCCGGCGATGTCGTCGACCACACCTACCGCCAGGCGATCACCGCCGCCGGCACCGGCTGCCAGGCCGCCCTGGATGCGGAGCGCTGGCTGGCGGACACCGCCGCCGGCATCGACGTCGAGGACGCCGTGGCGCACACCGTCGCCCAGTGA
- the murJ gene encoding murein biosynthesis integral membrane protein MurJ, translated as MSTARRVHHVPRHRRHGIPSSSTALLRASVVMAAGSMISRLLGFVRNFLFGAILGGSMSAAANAFSAANTLPNTIWLLVGGGTLNAILVPAIVRAVKRPDRGSDYVSRLMTLVAAVSLGITAVCLVAVPLLLTLTSGLLPTATYALAVQMGYWMMPQIFFSALYVMCGQLLNAHDSFGPYQWAPVVNNLVGIFGAALFLGLWGTVGDPGQWTMTMIVAIAAINVGGSAAQVLFLFWYVKKLDLRLRPRWGLRGLGLGKLSRIGLWSLAMLGLGQLGIWASRWATGGAVRMTEQLQDRPDLAAQYPALLTMEWAYLAFMIPQGIIAVTLVTAAFPSISRSAADADHGGALERYSQTNRMLAVPMMLCTAVFIALSGPIMWVIGGGTGETAARANGTVLVAYMLGLVPFASLYLIKRVFFAYEDARTPFMAQIPIAALTVLSVPLILALVDPKYAAASAAGAMSLGSAVAWLVGMGLLRRHAARHGTQPPSTRAGLSLFGRLAASALVSWAAGTGLVLLAEDLLWSHRALAVLLGALIAGVMTVVFTVVAYLLQVSEVRRLVGMTRRKLDGLTRRTTRVTS; from the coding sequence ATGAGCACTGCCCGCCGGGTCCATCACGTCCCTCGTCACCGTCGTCACGGCATCCCCTCCAGCAGCACTGCGCTGCTGCGGGCGAGCGTGGTGATGGCGGCGGGATCGATGATCTCGCGGCTGCTCGGCTTCGTGCGGAACTTCCTGTTCGGCGCGATCCTCGGCGGTTCGATGTCCGCCGCGGCGAACGCCTTCAGCGCGGCGAACACGCTGCCCAACACCATCTGGCTGCTGGTGGGCGGCGGCACCCTGAACGCGATCCTGGTGCCCGCGATCGTGCGCGCCGTGAAACGACCGGACCGCGGCAGCGACTACGTCTCGCGCCTGATGACCCTGGTGGCTGCGGTGTCCCTCGGGATCACCGCAGTGTGCCTGGTCGCGGTGCCGCTGCTGCTGACGCTCACCAGCGGCCTGCTGCCCACCGCGACCTACGCGCTCGCGGTGCAGATGGGCTACTGGATGATGCCGCAGATCTTCTTCTCGGCGCTCTATGTCATGTGCGGGCAGCTGCTGAACGCCCATGACTCCTTCGGCCCGTACCAGTGGGCTCCGGTGGTCAACAACCTCGTGGGCATCTTCGGTGCCGCCCTGTTCCTGGGACTGTGGGGCACCGTCGGCGATCCCGGCCAGTGGACGATGACGATGATCGTGGCGATCGCCGCGATCAACGTGGGCGGCTCCGCCGCCCAGGTGCTGTTCCTGTTCTGGTACGTGAAGAAGCTGGACCTGCGGCTGCGGCCGAGGTGGGGACTGCGCGGGCTGGGGCTGGGCAAGCTCAGCCGGATCGGGCTGTGGTCGCTGGCGATGCTGGGGCTCGGCCAGCTCGGCATCTGGGCGTCGCGCTGGGCGACCGGCGGGGCGGTCCGGATGACGGAGCAGCTCCAGGACCGGCCGGACCTCGCGGCGCAGTATCCGGCGCTGCTCACCATGGAATGGGCCTACCTGGCGTTCATGATCCCGCAGGGGATCATCGCGGTCACCCTGGTCACCGCCGCGTTCCCCTCCATCTCGCGCAGTGCGGCCGACGCCGACCACGGCGGCGCTCTGGAGCGCTACAGCCAGACCAACCGGATGCTGGCTGTGCCGATGATGCTGTGCACGGCCGTGTTCATCGCCCTGTCGGGCCCGATCATGTGGGTCATCGGCGGCGGCACCGGCGAGACCGCGGCCCGGGCCAACGGCACCGTGCTGGTCGCCTACATGCTCGGCCTGGTGCCCTTCGCCTCGCTGTACCTGATCAAGCGGGTGTTCTTCGCGTACGAGGACGCCCGCACCCCGTTCATGGCACAGATCCCGATCGCGGCGCTCACGGTGCTCTCCGTCCCGCTCATCCTGGCGCTGGTCGATCCGAAGTACGCGGCGGCCTCCGCCGCCGGCGCCATGAGCCTGGGCAGTGCGGTGGCGTGGCTGGTGGGCATGGGCCTGCTGCGCCGCCATGCCGCCCGGCACGGCACACAGCCGCCGAGCACCCGCGCCGGGCTGTCGCTGTTCGGGCGGCTGGCGGCCTCCGCGCTGGTCAGCTGGGCCGCGGGCACCGGTCTGGTGCTCCTGGCGGAGGATCTGCTGTGGAGCCATCGCGCGCTGGCGGTGCTGCTCGGTGCGCTCATCGCCGGGGTGATGACCGTGGTGTTCACCGTGGTCGCGTACCTGCTGCAGGTCTCCGAGGTGCGGCGGCTGGTGGGGATGACACGGCGCAAGCTGGATGGGCTGACCCGCCGCACCACGAGGGTGACCTCGTAG
- a CDS encoding DUF6049 family protein — protein MPSSPPSVRPMLAALLTVLLLTSSALVSGPATLLPAAHAAAGTLTDLAPRVPSAPSPAAEDSPVSMDLVSLTPTSLAPGGTLEAQVDVTNTSSEPLPALTLELRTRTARVTDREVLSTWQSDTSAQPVGEAIASSGAHDQLDPGESTVLTVQVDAAALGYSEAPYYWGTRRLALTVAAEEDPLATLRTFVVWRPLEAEDRITQSVLLPMAAEDASAMVRDPEGFEASLDSGRLASVRELAQREGVDWWLDPALLDPPRMPVDADGESTTAPPTEAEDSATIPEYAPAPRSAELATLLEDAADERTVLSMPYARSDVVSLRAAGTEQLADVVREHGDRAWEDSGIAPHGSALRIDGAHADADALDAVLAAGGTTAIAPSSSLRRDPASSVTPSSVGVYPSTREEGGELTLLAPDPELSSEFSLLTGGSDTEQVRQRLLAETATIASEYTLAPRHLLISPSTDAVLDPAAAGAALDAMEEAPWIVSGSTSTLLDAADQQEWTGNPRSESGELYALGRIDPAGVHPSGPTEIGSWEHLARAEDPQLLDPAALTELQDAWTEVDTLAAAMEDDAPLDAPRREILAGTSIRWRGEPEIPATRAQEASALSAALQDRIQVVPASGYNVISDAVSVPITISNGLDTPITVRIEVTSDKPLVQVGGPTVVEVPARGQFDAAVDVEAIANGSVTLTTVVTTTDGRPLTAPVRVPLTVNPSWENWTTLLLVIAMGLLVVVGVARARRTGAATRAPGFAGPEDPEELARSGRTTPDRAPAADSAPDPASAPTEEDRS, from the coding sequence ATGCCGTCGTCCCCGCCGTCCGTGCGCCCGATGCTCGCGGCGCTGCTGACGGTCCTGCTCCTCACCTCATCAGCGCTGGTGAGCGGCCCGGCGACCCTGCTTCCTGCTGCTCATGCCGCGGCCGGGACCCTCACGGACCTCGCTCCCCGCGTCCCGTCCGCGCCCTCGCCCGCGGCCGAGGACTCGCCGGTGAGCATGGATCTCGTCTCCCTCACCCCCACCTCGCTGGCCCCCGGCGGCACCCTCGAAGCACAGGTCGACGTGACCAACACCTCCTCCGAGCCGCTGCCCGCCCTCACCCTCGAGCTGCGCACCCGCACCGCCCGGGTCACGGACCGTGAGGTGCTGTCGACGTGGCAGTCCGACACCTCCGCACAGCCCGTCGGCGAGGCGATCGCGAGCTCCGGCGCCCACGATCAGCTCGACCCCGGGGAGTCGACCGTCCTCACGGTGCAGGTCGACGCCGCGGCGCTCGGCTACTCCGAGGCGCCGTACTACTGGGGGACCCGCCGCCTCGCGCTCACCGTCGCCGCCGAGGAGGATCCGCTAGCCACGCTGCGCACCTTCGTGGTGTGGCGCCCCCTGGAGGCGGAGGACAGGATCACGCAGTCCGTGCTGCTGCCGATGGCCGCGGAGGATGCCTCTGCCATGGTGAGGGACCCGGAAGGCTTCGAGGCCTCGCTCGACTCGGGTCGCCTGGCCTCGGTGCGCGAGCTCGCCCAGCGCGAGGGCGTGGACTGGTGGTTGGACCCGGCCCTGCTGGATCCGCCGAGGATGCCGGTGGACGCCGACGGGGAGAGCACGACCGCGCCCCCCACGGAGGCGGAGGACTCGGCGACGATCCCCGAGTACGCCCCCGCGCCGCGCTCCGCCGAGCTCGCGACGCTCCTCGAGGACGCCGCCGACGAGCGCACCGTGCTGTCCATGCCCTACGCCCGGTCCGACGTGGTCAGCCTGCGGGCCGCCGGCACCGAGCAGCTCGCGGACGTGGTCCGCGAGCACGGCGACCGGGCATGGGAGGACTCCGGCATCGCACCGCACGGCTCGGCGCTGCGGATCGACGGCGCCCACGCCGACGCGGACGCCCTCGACGCGGTGCTCGCCGCCGGCGGCACCACTGCGATCGCGCCGTCGAGCTCCTTGCGTCGTGACCCGGCCTCCTCCGTGACCCCCAGCTCCGTCGGGGTGTACCCCTCCACCCGCGAGGAGGGGGGCGAGCTCACGCTGCTGGCCCCGGATCCGGAGCTCTCCTCCGAGTTCTCCCTGCTCACCGGCGGCTCCGACACGGAGCAGGTCCGGCAGCGCCTGCTCGCGGAGACCGCGACGATCGCCTCCGAGTACACCCTGGCGCCGCGCCACCTGCTGATCTCCCCCTCGACCGATGCGGTGCTGGACCCGGCCGCGGCCGGCGCCGCCCTCGACGCGATGGAGGAGGCGCCCTGGATCGTCAGCGGCAGCACGAGCACCTTGCTGGATGCCGCCGACCAGCAGGAGTGGACCGGGAATCCGCGCAGCGAGAGCGGTGAGCTGTACGCACTGGGCCGGATCGATCCCGCCGGAGTCCATCCCAGCGGGCCCACCGAGATCGGGAGCTGGGAGCACCTGGCCAGGGCCGAGGATCCGCAGCTGCTGGACCCCGCGGCCCTCACCGAGCTCCAGGACGCCTGGACCGAGGTGGACACGCTCGCCGCCGCGATGGAGGACGATGCACCGCTGGACGCACCGCGCCGGGAGATCCTCGCCGGCACCTCGATCCGCTGGCGCGGTGAGCCCGAGATCCCGGCGACCCGCGCCCAGGAGGCCTCCGCCCTCTCCGCCGCGCTGCAGGACCGCATCCAGGTGGTGCCCGCCTCCGGTTACAACGTCATCTCGGATGCGGTGAGCGTCCCGATCACGATCAGCAACGGTCTGGACACCCCGATCACGGTGCGGATCGAGGTCACCTCCGACAAGCCCCTGGTGCAGGTCGGGGGGCCGACGGTGGTCGAGGTCCCCGCGCGGGGCCAGTTCGATGCCGCGGTCGATGTCGAGGCGATCGCGAACGGCTCCGTCACCCTCACCACCGTGGTCACCACCACCGATGGCCGACCGCTGACCGCTCCGGTGCGGGTGCCTCTGACGGTCAACCCGTCGTGGGAGAACTGGACCACGCTGCTGCTGGTCATCGCGATGGGTCTGCTGGTGGTGGTCGGAGTCGCCCGCGCCCGTCGCACCGGGGCCGCCACCCGGGCGCCGGGCTTCGCCGGCCCGGAGGATCCCGAGGAGCTGGCCCGTTCCGGTCGGACCACCCCGGATCGGGCTCCTGCTGCGGACTCCGCTCCCGACCCCGCATCCGCACCGACCGAGGAGGACCGTTCATGA
- a CDS encoding CCA tRNA nucleotidyltransferase: MTDPVDETAGTAPRLDTARRRAASMFQALPQEIHVLGRMFEAAGHELALVGGPVRDAVLGRSSADLDFTTSARPEQTEEILREWTHDGAIWDMGRDFGTLGGVRDGVKVEITTYRTESYDPTSRKPQVEFGDTLAGDLSRRDFTVNAMAVRLPSLELVDPFDGLADLSRTLLRTPVGPEQSFTDDPLRMMRAVRFVAQLGFRIEDATADAIEALAERITIVSAERVREELVKLMLGAHPRGGLELLTELGLAAHVLPELPALQLEIDEHHHHKDVYQHTLTVLDQAIDLESPAGSTGPCEAPDLVLRLAALLHDIGKPATRRFEEGGVVTFRFHETVGAKMAARRMKALTFDKDTTKKVARLVELHLRFHGYVDSPWSDSAVRRYVTDAGDLLPHLHRLTRADVTTRNRRKARTLARAYDELEARIDQLAEQEEIGRIRPDLDGNRIMEILDLPPGRMVGEAYKHLLELRMEHGPLGEERAIEELRTWWASREDS; this comes from the coding sequence GTGACCGATCCCGTCGACGAGACTGCCGGCACCGCCCCGCGTCTCGACACCGCCCGCCGCCGCGCGGCCTCGATGTTCCAGGCCCTGCCCCAGGAGATCCATGTGCTGGGGCGAATGTTCGAGGCGGCCGGGCACGAGCTCGCCCTCGTCGGCGGGCCGGTGCGGGACGCGGTGCTGGGCCGTTCGAGCGCCGATCTCGACTTCACCACGTCCGCCCGCCCCGAGCAGACCGAGGAGATCCTGCGGGAGTGGACCCATGACGGCGCGATCTGGGACATGGGTCGCGACTTCGGGACCCTCGGGGGTGTGCGCGACGGCGTGAAGGTCGAGATCACCACCTATCGCACCGAGTCGTACGACCCCACCAGCCGCAAGCCGCAGGTCGAGTTCGGCGACACCCTGGCCGGCGACCTCTCGCGGCGGGACTTCACCGTCAACGCGATGGCGGTGCGCCTGCCGTCGCTCGAGCTGGTGGACCCCTTCGACGGCCTCGCCGACCTGTCCCGCACCCTGCTGCGCACACCCGTCGGCCCCGAGCAGTCCTTCACCGACGACCCGCTGCGGATGATGCGTGCGGTGCGCTTCGTCGCCCAGCTCGGCTTCCGCATCGAGGACGCCACGGCCGACGCGATCGAGGCGCTCGCCGAGCGGATCACCATCGTCTCCGCGGAGCGGGTGCGGGAGGAGCTGGTCAAGCTGATGCTCGGCGCCCATCCGCGCGGCGGGCTCGAGCTGCTCACCGAGCTGGGCCTGGCCGCGCATGTGCTGCCGGAGCTGCCCGCGCTGCAGCTCGAGATCGACGAGCACCACCACCACAAGGACGTCTACCAGCACACCCTCACCGTGCTGGACCAGGCGATCGATCTGGAGAGCCCGGCCGGCTCGACCGGCCCCTGCGAGGCTCCCGACCTGGTGCTGCGCCTGGCCGCGCTCCTGCACGACATCGGCAAGCCCGCCACCCGCCGCTTCGAGGAGGGCGGAGTGGTCACCTTCCGCTTCCACGAGACCGTGGGGGCGAAGATGGCCGCGAGGCGGATGAAGGCCCTGACCTTCGACAAGGACACCACCAAGAAGGTGGCCCGCCTGGTCGAGCTGCATCTGCGCTTCCACGGCTACGTCGACTCGCCGTGGTCCGACTCCGCGGTGCGCCGCTACGTCACCGACGCCGGGGATCTGCTGCCGCACCTGCACCGTCTCACCCGGGCCGACGTCACCACCCGCAACCGGCGCAAGGCCCGCACCCTCGCCCGCGCCTACGACGAGCTCGAGGCCCGCATCGATCAGCTCGCCGAGCAGGAGGAGATCGGAAGGATCCGTCCCGACCTGGACGGCAACCGGATCATGGAGATCCTCGACCTTCCGCCCGGTCGGATGGTCGGCGAGGCGTACAAGCACCTGCTCGAGCTCCGGATGGAGCACGGCCCGCTCGGCGAGGAGCGGGCGATCGAGGAGCTCCGCACCTGGTGGGCGTCCCGCGAGGACTCCTGA
- a CDS encoding transglycosylase domain-containing protein: MSDSRRSSRGSSDRSRRSTKPTTGGARRAAGVRRTSTPTSSAPKSRGTASAPKGTSRTGRRTAATGAAGAPKPPTSRTSVTARHAGVASAAAAPKGRAKKAAATNFLNYPRAGAKNPWRWIPSLRLIVGAMALMVLAGLGFAVWLYNDTEVPEPSDFALAQTSRVYYADGETEMGQFSEINRTELPADEIPDNIKQAVVASEDASFYENRGVSPRGIVRALVNNLAGGDRQGGSTITMQYVERYYTGTETSYVGKAKEAIMALKIDQELPKDEILSRYLNTIYFGRGAYGVQEASQAYFGKDASELTDAEAALLVAVIPSPSTYDPDNDLEAATNLWDRVITRQVAEEQMTPAEADALEFPETIEPSTENSLGGPEGYLLVEVRKELIAQGFTEEEINTGGLSIVSTIDPAVQENTVQAVENLPDDRPENNRLGTVTLDPATGAIRGMYGGPDYVGQARNDATQSRMQAGSIFKTFTLITALEQGFPLDSRWDGNSPKEFPEVPGGWTVNNYNNTDYGRVSLQKATTSSINTAYAEANIEVGPENTMETAIQLGLPEDTPGLEPVPSNVLGSASPTVTEMAEVYATIASGGVHHDSYIVKSVTRSDGSTRYEHEGGDERVLDEKVAINATVALQGPPTEGSARSLQGVMDGRPVAGKTGTSESFRSAWFVGFTPQLVTAVGMFQSGEDGSEQQLTPFGGVQSMTGGQFPADVWGDIMSTSLEGQEMLDFPEEVRLDNETQERSYVPPPPPPTRAPEPSEEPSEEPSEEPSEEPSEEPSEEPSEKPSEEPSEEPTKKPTTEPGDGDGENTQPTEKPKEQTQGGDEEASGGGQGDGHGNGKGDDDTV, encoded by the coding sequence ATGAGCGACTCTCGACGCTCGTCCCGCGGCTCGTCGGATCGATCGCGCCGATCGACGAAGCCGACGACCGGTGGTGCCCGCCGCGCCGCCGGAGTGCGTCGCACCTCGACGCCCACGTCCTCCGCTCCCAAGTCCCGCGGCACGGCCTCCGCCCCCAAGGGCACCAGTCGTACCGGCCGCCGGACGGCGGCCACCGGTGCCGCCGGCGCTCCGAAGCCGCCCACCTCGCGCACCTCGGTCACGGCCCGGCACGCCGGGGTCGCCTCGGCCGCCGCCGCGCCGAAGGGCCGCGCGAAGAAGGCCGCCGCCACCAACTTCCTGAACTACCCGCGCGCCGGGGCGAAGAACCCCTGGCGCTGGATCCCCTCGCTGCGGCTGATCGTCGGCGCGATGGCGCTGATGGTGCTGGCCGGTCTCGGTTTCGCCGTCTGGCTGTACAACGACACCGAGGTGCCCGAACCCTCCGACTTCGCCCTCGCCCAGACCTCCCGCGTCTACTACGCCGACGGCGAGACCGAGATGGGGCAGTTCAGCGAGATCAACCGCACCGAGCTGCCGGCCGACGAGATCCCCGACAACATCAAGCAGGCGGTGGTGGCCAGCGAGGATGCGAGCTTCTACGAGAACCGCGGGGTCTCCCCGCGCGGCATCGTGCGCGCGCTGGTCAACAACCTCGCCGGCGGCGATCGGCAGGGCGGCTCGACGATCACCATGCAGTACGTCGAGCGCTACTACACGGGCACCGAGACCTCCTACGTGGGCAAGGCCAAGGAAGCGATCATGGCCTTGAAGATCGACCAGGAGCTGCCGAAGGACGAGATCCTCTCCCGCTATCTCAACACCATCTACTTCGGGCGCGGCGCGTACGGCGTCCAGGAGGCCTCGCAGGCCTACTTCGGCAAGGACGCCTCCGAGCTCACCGACGCCGAGGCGGCCCTGCTGGTCGCCGTGATCCCCAGCCCCTCGACCTACGATCCTGACAACGACCTCGAGGCGGCCACGAACCTCTGGGACCGGGTGATCACCCGGCAGGTCGCGGAGGAGCAGATGACCCCGGCGGAGGCCGACGCCCTCGAGTTCCCCGAGACCATCGAGCCGAGCACCGAGAACTCCCTCGGCGGCCCCGAGGGCTACCTGCTGGTGGAGGTGCGCAAGGAGCTGATCGCGCAGGGCTTCACCGAGGAGGAGATCAACACCGGTGGTCTCAGCATCGTCTCCACGATCGATCCCGCGGTCCAGGAGAACACCGTCCAGGCCGTCGAGAACCTGCCCGATGACCGCCCGGAGAACAACCGGCTCGGCACCGTGACGCTCGACCCCGCAACCGGCGCGATCCGCGGGATGTACGGCGGTCCGGACTACGTCGGCCAGGCACGGAACGATGCCACCCAGTCCCGCATGCAGGCCGGGTCGATCTTCAAGACCTTCACCCTGATCACAGCCCTCGAGCAGGGCTTCCCGCTGGACTCGCGCTGGGACGGGAACTCCCCGAAGGAGTTCCCCGAGGTCCCCGGCGGCTGGACGGTCAACAACTACAACAACACCGACTACGGCCGGGTGTCGCTCCAGAAGGCGACCACCAGCTCGATCAACACCGCCTACGCCGAGGCGAACATCGAGGTCGGCCCCGAGAACACGATGGAGACCGCCATCCAGCTCGGACTGCCGGAGGACACCCCCGGCCTGGAGCCGGTGCCCTCCAACGTGCTGGGCTCGGCCTCGCCGACGGTCACCGAGATGGCCGAGGTCTACGCGACCATCGCCTCCGGCGGCGTGCACCACGACTCCTACATCGTCAAGTCGGTGACCCGTTCCGACGGCTCCACCCGTTACGAGCACGAGGGCGGGGACGAGAGAGTGCTGGACGAGAAGGTCGCGATCAATGCGACCGTCGCCCTCCAGGGCCCGCCGACGGAGGGCTCCGCCCGGAGCCTGCAGGGAGTCATGGACGGCCGTCCGGTCGCCGGCAAGACCGGCACCTCGGAGAGCTTCCGCTCCGCCTGGTTCGTGGGCTTCACCCCGCAGCTGGTCACGGCCGTGGGCATGTTCCAGTCCGGGGAGGACGGCTCCGAGCAGCAGCTGACCCCCTTCGGCGGAGTGCAGAGCATGACCGGCGGCCAGTTCCCCGCCGACGTCTGGGGCGACATCATGTCCACCTCCCTCGAGGGGCAGGAGATGCTCGACTTCCCCGAGGAGGTCCGGCTGGACAACGAGACCCAGGAGCGCAGCTACGTGCCGCCGCCCCCGCCGCCCACTCGGGCGCCCGAGCCGTCGGAGGAGCCCAGCGAGGAGCCGAGCGAGGAGCCCAGCGAGGAGCCGTCGGAGGAGCCGAGCGAGGAGCCCAGCGAGAAGCCGTCGGAGGAGCCCAGTGAGGAGCCGACGAAGAAGCCGACCACCGAGCCCGGCGACGGGGACGGCGAGAACACCCAGCCCACCGAGAAGCCGAAGGAACAGACGCAGGGCGGCGACGAGGAGGCCAGCGGCGGCGGCCAGGGCGATGGTCACGGGAACGGCAAGGGCGACGACGACACCGTCTGA
- the rpsF gene encoding 30S ribosomal protein S6, with the protein MRKYEMVVILDPSVDERTVTGTFEKLVQVIPTEGGTIDNVDVWGKRKFAYEIDKKSEGIYIVLSFTAKTSTAQELDRQLGLNESVMRTKVMRLDAA; encoded by the coding sequence ATGCGCAAGTACGAAATGGTCGTCATCCTCGACCCGTCCGTCGATGAGCGGACCGTCACCGGAACTTTCGAGAAGCTCGTCCAGGTCATCCCGACCGAGGGCGGCACCATCGACAACGTCGACGTCTGGGGCAAGCGGAAGTTCGCCTACGAGATCGACAAGAAGTCCGAGGGCATCTACATCGTCCTCAGCTTCACCGCGAAGACCTCCACCGCACAGGAGCTGGATCGCCAGCTCGGACTCAACGAGTCCGTCATGCGCACCAAGGTCATGCGTCTCGACGCAGCCTGA